In a single window of the Aquarana catesbeiana isolate 2022-GZ linkage group LG13, ASM4218655v1, whole genome shotgun sequence genome:
- the LOC141117510 gene encoding olfactory receptor 5V1-like, translating to MEHTNETSVKFILIGLSSNPNLQMVCFLTVLVVYLITLSGNLLLIFVVKINPKLHTPMYFFLSNLSIIDLCFSFSIVPILLINTLSKDKSISLHGCAAQMFFSLVLGVTECLLLSVMAYDRFAAICKPLHYNLIMDKKLCSGLALAAWSGGVVNATIQVILTFQLPYCRSHHVNHFFCEVPPFLRLSCKDTRLNVLAMYIAAGIVCLSAFLLILISYVRIISTILMISSSKGRLKSFSTCTSHLTVVTLFYGTLMSIYLQPRSSFSETDKAVSIVYTAITPMLNPIIYSIRNEDVKGSIVKNILRQSNVRNKF from the coding sequence ATGGAACACACAAATGAAACGTCTGTAAAATTCATTCTGATTGGGCTGTCTAGTAACCCGAACCTCCAGATGGTCTGCTTTCTCACTGTCCTAGTGGTATATCTAATCACCTTATCAGGAAATCTTCTTCTGATCTTCGTGGTGAAGATTAACCCAAAACTACACACCCCTATGTACTTTTTCTTAAGTAACCTCTCCATTATTGACCTTTGCTTCTCCTTCTCCATTGTTCCCATTCTTTTAATCAACACCCTCTCCAAGGACAAAAGTATTTCCCTACATGGCTGTGCAGCCCAGATGTTCTTCTCTTTAGTTCTTGGAGTAACAGAATGCTTATTGCTTTCTGTGATGGCCTATGACAGGTTTGCCGCAATTTGTAAACCATTGCACTACAACCTTATCATGGACAAAAAGCTTTGCAGTGGTTTAGCATTAGCAGCATGGAGTGGTGGCGTAGTAAATGCCACAATTCAGGTTATCCTCACCTTTCAATTGCCCTACTGCAGGTCCCACCATGTCAACCACTTCTTTTGTGAAGTGCCTCCATTCTTACGTTTGTCCTGTAAAGACACAAGACTCAACGTGTTAGCCATGTACATTGCAGCAGGGATCGTTTGTTTATCCGCTTTTCTGTTGATTCTAATCTCATATGTTCGTATTATCTCCACAATCTTAATGATAAGTTCCTCAAAAGGGAGGCTAAAATCTTTCTCTACTTGTACTTCACATCTAACAGTTGTCACCCTCTTTTATGGGACCCTCATGTCTATCTATCTACAACCTCGCTCGTCTTTCTCTGAAACAGATAAGGCGGTGTCTATTGTCTATACAGCGATCACTCCAATGCTAAATCCTATCATCTACAGCATACGGAATGAGGATGTTAAGGGTTCCATAGTAAAGAATATCCTTAGGCAATCAAATGTTAGAAACAAATTCTGA